A single window of Fischerella sp. PCC 9605 DNA harbors:
- the egtD gene encoding L-histidine N(alpha)-methyltransferase — protein sequence MTVSKPANSSVSSEHRLQIKRLLEPTSVISSSTGGDVVKGLTQMPKTLPPRYFYDDRGSELFEQICGLPEYYLTRTETAILQKCASEIAQITGASEIVELGSGSSTKTRILLDAYQQQGLPLHYLPIDVSAGILESSALSLLADYPSLQVYALAGTYELALSQIEPSELPSRMICFIGSTLGNLNSQECDLFLSQVITALQVGEYFLLGVDLQKPKHILEAAYSDRQGVTAAFNLNMLEHLNWRFDGNFDTTQFEHWAFYNETEHQIEMHLKSKCKQSVELGSLKLNVHFEPDETIHTEISRKFNLNTIQQELKAKGLVPQKMWTDENQWFGLLLCKLQA from the coding sequence ATGACAGTATCTAAACCTGCCAATAGCAGTGTTAGTTCCGAACACCGCTTGCAAATAAAGCGTTTGCTAGAACCAACTTCGGTTATTTCTTCAAGCACTGGAGGCGATGTGGTGAAGGGACTAACTCAGATGCCTAAAACTCTGCCGCCACGTTACTTCTACGATGACCGTGGTTCTGAGTTATTTGAGCAAATCTGTGGGTTGCCAGAGTATTATCTCACGCGTACAGAGACAGCAATTTTACAAAAGTGTGCTAGTGAAATTGCCCAAATAACAGGTGCTAGTGAAATTGTTGAGCTGGGTAGTGGCAGTTCAACCAAAACCCGGATTTTGCTGGATGCCTACCAACAGCAAGGCTTACCTCTGCATTATTTACCGATTGACGTGAGTGCAGGCATACTCGAAAGTAGCGCGCTTTCACTACTAGCAGATTATCCCTCATTGCAAGTTTATGCTCTAGCAGGAACCTACGAATTAGCTCTTTCTCAAATTGAACCCAGCGAATTACCCAGCCGGATGATTTGTTTTATCGGTAGCACTTTGGGTAATTTAAATTCGCAAGAGTGTGATTTGTTCTTATCCCAGGTTATAACTGCTTTGCAAGTGGGAGAGTATTTCTTATTAGGGGTAGACTTGCAAAAGCCAAAACATATTTTGGAAGCTGCTTATAGCGATCGCCAAGGTGTGACAGCAGCGTTTAACCTGAATATGTTAGAGCATCTCAATTGGCGATTTGATGGCAATTTTGACACCACCCAATTTGAACACTGGGCATTTTACAATGAAACTGAACATCAAATTGAGATGCACTTAAAAAGCAAGTGTAAGCAAAGCGTAGAATTAGGATCTCTCAAACTTAATGTTCATTTTGAACCAGATGAAACCATCCATACCGAAATTTCCCGGAAATTCAACCTTAATACCATCCAGCAAGAACTGAAAGCCAAGGGTTTAGTACCACAAAAAATGTGGACTGACGAAAATCAATGGTTCGGTTTGTTACTGTGTAAATTACAAGCATAG
- a CDS encoding MHYT domain-containing protein: MQISYDLSFVALSVLIAVIGSYAVLGILPLFTQKENESRFTAVTAGVLMGVGIWTMHFIGMKALKTEVQVNYDILITVLSIFPAVIGASAAFYMLIPKTTNKPSRQSLLISALIMAISISIMHYTGMAAMMMSARITYDYLLFTLSIIIAFVASYISLGYFVNFGSSRYIKFRRQRKTFTAILMGITISLMHYTGMAATNFIPDSTVSNNSPLLLNEYALYGLAFYCGFMLIIVSLIVTVTLSKAR, translated from the coding sequence ATGCAAATATCTTACGATCTTAGCTTTGTTGCACTTTCAGTGCTTATAGCAGTGATTGGTTCTTATGCCGTACTGGGTATTTTGCCTTTGTTTACCCAGAAAGAAAATGAAAGTAGATTTACGGCAGTAACTGCGGGCGTATTGATGGGAGTCGGTATCTGGACGATGCACTTTATAGGTATGAAGGCTCTCAAAACAGAAGTGCAGGTCAATTATGACATTTTAATCACAGTTTTATCAATTTTTCCAGCAGTAATTGGAGCGAGTGCTGCATTTTATATGCTCATTCCCAAAACTACAAATAAACCTTCTAGGCAAAGTTTGTTAATAAGCGCCTTGATCATGGCGATAAGCATTTCAATTATGCATTACACGGGAATGGCAGCAATGATGATGTCTGCAAGAATTACCTATGATTATTTACTTTTTACATTATCTATTATTATTGCTTTTGTAGCATCCTATATATCGCTGGGATATTTTGTTAATTTTGGCTCTTCACGCTATATCAAGTTCAGAAGACAAAGGAAAACCTTTACAGCAATATTAATGGGGATAACAATTTCGTTGATGCATTATACTGGGATGGCAGCTACAAATTTTATTCCTGACTCTACAGTTAGTAACAATTCTCCACTACTATTAAATGAATATGCTTTGTATGGTCTAGCATTTTATTGCGGGTTTATGTTGATTATAGTTTCACTGATTGTTACAGTCACGCTAAGTAAGGCACGTTGA
- a CDS encoding alpha/beta fold hydrolase produces MKDWWQVTFPKGRQSLTITDAHGYPVQIAYGEIGSGRSIVLLHGMGSWSYNWRHIIQPLSKYFRVICFDAKGYGFSEKPLSRREQNGHQVIELERIIQSLSDEPVTIVAESLGGLVALASAQENPQLIARLVVVNVPIFAEQLPHWGMSLLAQTPLEVVQTIDSLRLANLLAPFVREVIAIERRKVLFDPSVLTQEDVYWITYPYIEFTGTLTKVAEEVQIAVREIENFKANKPNLLSKIQSKLDSIDCPTLVLWGEQDSWFPASHGKKLHQRLPNSRLQILPNCCHDASTGASKVLSTAILKFLQDTDFC; encoded by the coding sequence ATGAAAGATTGGTGGCAAGTTACTTTTCCTAAAGGGCGGCAAAGTCTGACAATTACTGATGCTCATGGATATCCCGTACAAATTGCTTATGGGGAAATAGGTAGTGGTAGATCTATAGTTTTATTACATGGTATGGGTAGCTGGAGTTATAATTGGCGACATATCATCCAGCCTTTATCTAAATACTTTCGGGTAATTTGTTTTGATGCTAAAGGTTACGGTTTTTCCGAGAAACCTTTGTCTCGTCGAGAACAAAACGGTCATCAAGTCATCGAATTAGAGCGAATTATTCAGTCGCTAAGTGATGAACCTGTTACAATTGTGGCAGAATCATTGGGTGGATTAGTTGCCCTTGCTTCGGCTCAAGAAAATCCGCAGCTAATAGCGCGGTTAGTAGTAGTAAATGTACCAATTTTTGCTGAGCAGCTTCCTCATTGGGGAATGTCATTGCTTGCCCAAACTCCGCTAGAAGTGGTGCAAACAATTGATTCTTTACGTTTAGCAAATCTGCTAGCACCATTTGTAAGAGAAGTTATAGCAATCGAACGGCGCAAGGTACTGTTCGATCCATCAGTTCTGACACAAGAAGATGTTTACTGGATAACATACCCGTATATTGAATTCACTGGTACTCTCACCAAAGTTGCTGAAGAGGTGCAAATAGCGGTACGGGAAATTGAGAATTTTAAAGCAAATAAACCAAATTTGCTCAGCAAGATTCAAAGCAAACTCGATAGCATTGATTGTCCTACACTCGTTTTGTGGGGCGAACAAGATAGTTGGTTTCCTGCTAGTCATGGTAAAAAGTTGCATCAACGTCTTCCTAATTCCAGGTTGCAAATTTTGCCAAACTGTTGTCATGATGCTTCAACTGGTGCTTCAAAAGTCTTGAGTACAGCTATTCTCAAATTTCTGCAAGATACGGATTTTTGTTAG
- a CDS encoding DUF4112 domain-containing protein: protein MSEPPLRFSTIEPEAKAPTLRRLRQLSRLLDRAIVIPGTRLGIGLDPIIGFIPIGGDFLGVMLSAYIVLEAARLGVPAATLGKMVINIIIDGLVGAIPMLGDFFDIAWMANEHNIRLLEEYLRFPGQKQSADGWFVFAVLIGLLLVAVVLVALPVIIIRLLWGALTGS from the coding sequence ATGAGTGAGCCACCTCTTCGCTTTTCCACCATTGAACCAGAAGCTAAAGCACCTACTTTGAGGCGACTGCGCCAGCTTAGCCGCCTGCTAGATCGAGCTATTGTGATTCCTGGAACGCGCCTTGGTATTGGTCTAGATCCAATTATCGGATTTATACCTATTGGAGGTGATTTCTTGGGTGTTATGCTTTCTGCCTACATAGTTCTAGAAGCAGCACGCTTGGGTGTACCAGCAGCCACCTTGGGCAAAATGGTGATTAATATCATCATCGATGGTTTGGTTGGTGCCATACCAATGCTAGGAGACTTTTTTGATATTGCCTGGATGGCGAACGAGCATAATATCAGATTGCTAGAAGAATACTTAAGGTTTCCAGGACAAAAGCAAAGCGCAGACGGATGGTTTGTATTTGCAGTTTTGATTGGATTATTACTTGTCGCCGTTGTCTTAGTAGCATTGCCTGTGATAATAATTAGACTGCTGTGGGGAGCTTTAACTGGCAGTTAG
- the thrC gene encoding threonine synthase: MTLSLSAITSHRQPWPGLIEQYREYLPVSETTPIVTLLEGNTPLIPADAIAQRIGRQVRVFVKYDGLNPTGSFKDRGMTMAISKAKEAGAKAVICASTGNTSAAAAAYARRGGMRAFVLIPDGYVALGKLAQALLYGAEVLAIKGNFDRALEIVREMAEAYPVTLVNSVNPYRLEGQKTAAFEIVDVLGNAPDWLCIPVGNAGNITAYWMGFCQYHQAGKCDRLPRMMGFQAAGAAPLVTGKPVPHPETIATAIRIGNPASWEKAVAVKSASTGNFQAVTDAEILEAYRLLAREEGIFCEPASAASVAGLLQVKDQVPTGATVVCVLTGNGLKDPDTAIKHSESQFKQGIEPEIKAVAGAMGF, from the coding sequence GTGACATTAAGCCTGTCTGCAATTACATCTCATCGCCAACCCTGGCCCGGACTCATAGAGCAATATCGCGAATACTTGCCTGTCAGCGAAACAACGCCGATTGTCACCTTATTGGAAGGTAATACTCCTCTCATCCCAGCTGATGCGATCGCACAACGCATTGGCAGACAAGTACGTGTCTTTGTCAAATACGACGGTCTTAACCCTACTGGTAGCTTCAAAGACCGAGGAATGACAATGGCAATTTCCAAAGCCAAGGAGGCTGGGGCTAAGGCGGTAATTTGTGCCAGCACGGGCAACACCTCAGCAGCAGCAGCGGCTTATGCTAGACGTGGGGGAATGCGTGCTTTTGTATTAATTCCTGATGGCTATGTGGCGCTAGGTAAATTGGCGCAAGCACTGCTGTATGGTGCAGAGGTGCTGGCAATTAAAGGTAATTTTGACCGCGCCCTAGAAATTGTGCGCGAAATGGCAGAAGCTTATCCTGTGACTTTGGTGAATTCAGTTAATCCCTACCGTTTAGAAGGTCAGAAAACCGCTGCGTTTGAAATTGTCGATGTTCTGGGCAATGCTCCCGACTGGTTGTGTATACCGGTGGGTAATGCGGGTAATATCACAGCATATTGGATGGGGTTTTGTCAATATCATCAAGCCGGAAAATGCGATCGCTTACCGCGAATGATGGGTTTTCAAGCTGCTGGTGCAGCACCCTTAGTTACAGGTAAACCAGTACCGCATCCAGAAACTATCGCCACAGCGATCAGAATTGGTAATCCCGCCAGTTGGGAAAAAGCTGTTGCTGTCAAATCAGCGAGTACGGGGAATTTCCAAGCCGTCACCGATGCAGAAATTTTGGAAGCCTATCGATTGTTAGCACGAGAAGAAGGTATTTTTTGCGAACCTGCCAGTGCTGCTTCGGTAGCAGGTCTGTTGCAAGTGAAAGACCAAGTTCCTACAGGTGCGACAGTAGTTTGCGTCCTCACTGGCAACGGTTTGAAAGATCCAGATACTGCCATTAAACACAGTGAAAGTCAATTTAAACAAGGTATAGAACCAGAAATTAAAGCTGTAGCTGGGGCGATGGGGTTTTAA
- a CDS encoding glutathione S-transferase C-terminal domain-containing protein: MITLYTAPSLWELPSISPACMKLETWLRMAKLPYKAEIPTAQEFAAAPKGKVPFIDYQGKLVGDSTLIIEMLKEKEGIDLDANLTSTERAISLAFRRMLKENTYWGGVHIRYNMQENWRHYREVIAKILFPDAPTAEWEAFIEGMHENIRSQMYGHGMGRHSSEEIVQIICADFQALSDFLADKPFFMGDEPTTLDATAYAYIGNFIKPPYGSPIVDYILQLSNLCQHYERMNQKFFSDRFNVS; the protein is encoded by the coding sequence ATGATTACTCTATACACCGCACCGTCTCTATGGGAGCTGCCGAGTATTAGCCCAGCCTGTATGAAGCTCGAAACCTGGCTGCGCATGGCAAAGCTTCCTTATAAAGCTGAGATCCCTACAGCCCAAGAATTTGCGGCAGCACCAAAGGGCAAGGTTCCCTTCATTGACTATCAAGGAAAACTTGTTGGTGATTCCACTTTAATCATCGAGATGCTTAAGGAAAAAGAAGGGATCGATCTTGATGCAAACTTGACCTCTACAGAGCGAGCCATATCCCTTGCTTTTCGCCGGATGCTCAAAGAAAACACTTACTGGGGAGGAGTTCACATTCGCTACAACATGCAGGAAAACTGGCGACACTATCGAGAAGTGATAGCAAAAATCCTCTTTCCTGATGCTCCAACAGCAGAATGGGAAGCGTTTATCGAAGGGATGCACGAAAATATTCGCTCTCAGATGTATGGTCATGGGATGGGTCGTCATAGCAGTGAGGAAATCGTCCAGATTATCTGCGCTGATTTCCAAGCACTCTCAGATTTCCTGGCAGATAAACCATTTTTCATGGGAGACGAACCCACAACTTTAGATGCAACTGCCTATGCATATATTGGCAATTTCATCAAGCCACCTTATGGAAGCCCAATTGTTGACTATATTTTGCAGCTGTCGAATCTTTGCCAGCATTATGAGCGAATGAATCAGAAATTTTTTAGCGATCGCTTTAATGTCTCCTAA
- a CDS encoding styrene monooxygenase/indole monooxygenase family protein — translation MRRIGIIGAGQAGLHLGIGLVDAGYAVTLFSDRTPEAILNAKPMGTPILFPDALQLECNLGLNFWDEQFPSTDKIRTEVCNPEGKTALVLSSNLEQPWQGVDQRLKFSTWIHEFVKRGGELVVQAMTPKDLEECTQSYDLVVVSVGRGSLSTIFERDAQKSKHDEPKRHIASAIVTGLKADTVDLCTAKMTVIPGVGEIFQYPFYTKGKFSTLVALEAYLGGVMDQFSQVQSGQQLLEVGKKVIQHLKPEYYEVVKDMELVDEQAWVNGKITQTVRQPIGRLPSGAIVMGIGDVVILHDPIAGQGANCATKMAHLVKQRIIEHGNQHFDESWMQRVFDEFWNYAQYSHALTDCLLTPPAHLPDIMVAMAENPGILRDYLNGFNHPPSLSTWFFDAESTKEYLAQKKARVGVSSQPDQLCLVER, via the coding sequence ATGCGGCGAATTGGAATTATAGGGGCAGGTCAAGCAGGTCTTCACTTAGGAATTGGTCTTGTTGATGCGGGTTATGCAGTGACTTTGTTTAGCGATCGCACACCAGAAGCAATCCTCAATGCCAAACCAATGGGAACGCCAATATTATTTCCAGATGCACTGCAACTTGAATGTAACTTAGGACTGAATTTTTGGGATGAGCAGTTTCCTAGTACTGATAAAATCCGCACTGAAGTGTGTAACCCTGAAGGGAAAACAGCTTTAGTTTTGTCCTCTAATTTAGAACAGCCTTGGCAAGGTGTAGACCAACGCCTTAAGTTCTCTACTTGGATACACGAATTTGTGAAAAGAGGCGGTGAACTTGTTGTTCAAGCGATGACACCAAAAGACTTAGAAGAATGTACCCAAAGCTACGACTTGGTAGTGGTGTCTGTTGGTAGAGGTTCCCTCTCAACTATATTTGAACGAGACGCACAAAAATCCAAACATGACGAGCCGAAGCGCCACATAGCATCAGCAATTGTCACAGGGTTAAAAGCAGATACAGTTGATTTGTGTACCGCTAAGATGACTGTCATCCCTGGTGTTGGCGAAATATTCCAGTATCCTTTCTACACCAAGGGCAAATTTTCCACTTTAGTTGCCTTGGAAGCATACCTTGGTGGAGTAATGGATCAATTTTCTCAGGTACAAAGCGGTCAACAACTGCTAGAGGTGGGTAAAAAAGTCATCCAGCATTTGAAACCCGAATATTATGAAGTTGTCAAAGATATGGAATTGGTAGATGAGCAAGCATGGGTGAATGGTAAAATTACGCAGACAGTGCGTCAGCCAATTGGTCGCTTGCCATCGGGTGCAATTGTCATGGGTATTGGCGATGTAGTTATCCTACACGACCCTATAGCCGGACAAGGAGCAAATTGCGCCACAAAAATGGCTCATCTGGTTAAGCAACGAATCATTGAGCATGGCAATCAACACTTCGATGAGTCATGGATGCAAAGGGTATTTGATGAATTTTGGAATTATGCTCAGTATAGCCATGCTTTAACTGATTGCTTGTTAACGCCCCCGGCTCATCTGCCAGATATTATGGTTGCAATGGCTGAAAATCCAGGCATTCTCAGAGATTACTTAAATGGTTTCAACCATCCACCCAGTTTATCCACATGGTTTTTTGACGCTGAAAGCACCAAGGAATATTTAGCACAAAAGAAAGCTCGTGTTGGGGTAAGTAGTCAACCAGATCAACTTTGCTTGGTTGAACGTTAA